The following coding sequences are from one Triticum dicoccoides isolate Atlit2015 ecotype Zavitan chromosome 4A, WEW_v2.0, whole genome shotgun sequence window:
- the LOC119284651 gene encoding protein FAM98A-like isoform X1 produces MDRYQRVEKPRPEAAAISENEIRITTQGLIRNYVTYATSLLQEKRVKEIVLKAMGQAISKTVAITEIIKKRIPGLHQDTTISSVSITDVWEPIEEGLVPLEMTRHVSMISISLSPKELDTNSPGYQAPLHAEPLKPRYQQVQRYQQQHQPRQNQGQTDSYVRGRGRGRGRGWGGRGGYGGYDNNQGGYGGYSNQGGYGHNQGGYGNHGGYGHNQGGYGNQGGYGNQGGYGQNQGGYGGGYGYDQGGYGGYDNGGWNYNQNRGRGGGGRGRGNWGYSGPGYERGGRGAGGPGGPGGRGYVRGRGRMGPGRGRGNQNY; encoded by the exons ATGGATCGGTACCAACGGGTCGAGAAGCCGCGGCCGGAGGCCGCCGCCATCAGCGAGAACGAGATCCGTATCACCACACAGGGCCTCATCCGCAACTACGTCACCTACGCCACCTCCCTCCTCCAG GAAAAAAGGGTGAAAGAAATTGTGTTGAAGGCCATGGGACAAGCTATCAGCAAGACAGTGGCTATTACCGAGATCATAAAG AAAAGGATCCCTGGGTTGCATCAAGATACAACGATCAGTTCAGTCAGTATTACTGATGTATGGGAACCCATTGAGGAAGGCCTTGTACC ATTGGAGATGACTCGTCATGTTTCAATGATCTCAATCTCCTTGTCACCTAAGGAGCTCGACACAAATTCACCCGG ATATCAAGCTCCATTGCATGCAGAGCCACTTAAACCAAGGTACCAGCAAGTTCAGCGGTATCAACAACAGCACCAGCCAAGACAAAATCAAGGTCAAACAG ATTCATATGTACGTGGAAGAGGCAGAGGGAGAGGAAGGGGCTGGGGTGGTAGGGGAGGGTATGGTGGGTATGATAATAACCAAGGAGGTTATGGTGGATATAGCAACCAGGGAGGATACGGCCACAACCAAGGTGGGTATGGCAATCATGGAGGTTACGGCCACAACCAAGGTGGGtatggcaaccagggaggttacggcAATCAGGGAGGGTATGGCCAAAACCAAGGTGGCTATGGAGGGGGTTATGGTTATGATCAAGGTGGATATGGGGGATATG ATAATGGTGGCTGGAATTACAACCAGAACAGAGGCCGTGGTGgcggtgggcgaggaagaggcaacTGGGGATACAGTG GTCCAGGATACGAGCGCGGTGGCCGAGGTGCAGGCGGCCCAGGTGGCCCAGGCGGCAGGGGCTACGTGCGGGGCCGTGGTCGGATGGGCCCTGGCCGCGGGCGCGGGAACCAGAACTATTAG
- the LOC119284651 gene encoding ATP-dependent RNA helicase A-like isoform X2, with translation MDRYQRVEKPRPEAAAISENEIRITTQGLIRNYVTYATSLLQEKRVKEIVLKAMGQAISKTVAITEIIKKRIPGLHQDTTISSVSITDVWEPIEEGLVPLEMTRHVSMISISLSPKELDTNSPGYQAPLHAEPLKPRYQQVQRYQQQHQPRQNQDSYVRGRGRGRGRGWGGRGGYGGYDNNQGGYGGYSNQGGYGHNQGGYGNHGGYGHNQGGYGNQGGYGNQGGYGQNQGGYGGGYGYDQGGYGGYDNGGWNYNQNRGRGGGGRGRGNWGYSGPGYERGGRGAGGPGGPGGRGYVRGRGRMGPGRGRGNQNY, from the exons ATGGATCGGTACCAACGGGTCGAGAAGCCGCGGCCGGAGGCCGCCGCCATCAGCGAGAACGAGATCCGTATCACCACACAGGGCCTCATCCGCAACTACGTCACCTACGCCACCTCCCTCCTCCAG GAAAAAAGGGTGAAAGAAATTGTGTTGAAGGCCATGGGACAAGCTATCAGCAAGACAGTGGCTATTACCGAGATCATAAAG AAAAGGATCCCTGGGTTGCATCAAGATACAACGATCAGTTCAGTCAGTATTACTGATGTATGGGAACCCATTGAGGAAGGCCTTGTACC ATTGGAGATGACTCGTCATGTTTCAATGATCTCAATCTCCTTGTCACCTAAGGAGCTCGACACAAATTCACCCGG ATATCAAGCTCCATTGCATGCAGAGCCACTTAAACCAAGGTACCAGCAAGTTCAGCGGTATCAACAACAGCACCAGCCAAGACAAAATCAAG ATTCATATGTACGTGGAAGAGGCAGAGGGAGAGGAAGGGGCTGGGGTGGTAGGGGAGGGTATGGTGGGTATGATAATAACCAAGGAGGTTATGGTGGATATAGCAACCAGGGAGGATACGGCCACAACCAAGGTGGGTATGGCAATCATGGAGGTTACGGCCACAACCAAGGTGGGtatggcaaccagggaggttacggcAATCAGGGAGGGTATGGCCAAAACCAAGGTGGCTATGGAGGGGGTTATGGTTATGATCAAGGTGGATATGGGGGATATG ATAATGGTGGCTGGAATTACAACCAGAACAGAGGCCGTGGTGgcggtgggcgaggaagaggcaacTGGGGATACAGTG GTCCAGGATACGAGCGCGGTGGCCGAGGTGCAGGCGGCCCAGGTGGCCCAGGCGGCAGGGGCTACGTGCGGGGCCGTGGTCGGATGGGCCCTGGCCGCGGGCGCGGGAACCAGAACTATTAG